The Thiomicrorhabdus aquaedulcis sequence TAATATTGCGACACACCCACCTCAACAATCAATACGCCGTCTTCTTTTAAATGCGCAGCGGCTTGGGCTAAAATTTTACGCACCAAATCCAGTCCGTCTTCGCCTGCTTCTAAGCCCAAACGCGGCTCTTGCAAAAACTCTGCAGGCAATGCGTCCATTTCAATGGCGTCGACATAGGGCGGATTAGACACAATTAAATCGTACTGTTTACCGTCTAACGCACTAAATAGATCCGATTCAATGGCGTAGACAAAATCGTTTAACTCATACAAATCAATATTTTGCTGTGCCACTGCCAGCGCATCCGCTGAAATATCCACTAAATCAATTTCGGCATTTGGAAACGCGTCTAACGAGGCAATGCCAATGCAACCACTGCCGGTGCATAAGTCCAGCATATCAGTAACTTCATCAGGATTTACCCATGGCTCATAACGCTGAGCAATTAATTCGGCAATGGGTGAGCGCGGCACTAAAGTGGATTCATTCACCAAAAACCGTACGCCTGCAAACCATGCCTCGCCCGTTAAATAGGCGGCGGGTTTGCGGTTTTCAATGCGACGTTTAAACAAGTCGGTAACCGCTTGCTTTTCGGGTTGGGTTAAGCGTGCTTGCCAATATTTAGCCGGCACTTTAACCGGTAATTTTAAGGCAAAAAACACCAGCACTTTTGACTCATCAAAGGCATTATCCGTACCATGTCCAAAGAACAACTGGGCGGTTGAAAATAATGTGCCACCCCAGCGTACAAAATCGGCCACGGTTTCTAGACCCTCGTATTGATAATTAATGTTCGTCATGTGTGCTCCTTACAATGAGTCGGCGGCGGCAAATAAACCGCCTAAATATGGGGGGGGGATTTAGCGTGTGCGGTTTAGGGTGCGATTTTTAAGGCGTGTTTAGGTCTAAACGCCTTTACAAACTCGTCATTGGTTTCTAAATACGCCCCATCAATTAAATCAATGCAATACGGCACGGCCGGAAACACCGCTGCCAAACACTCGCCTATGGCCGACGGCTTGCCCGGTAAGTTTATAATAAGACTTGCCCCACGCGTGCCGGCAATTTGCCGTGACAAAATCGCGGTAGGAACGTATTTTAACGATTGCGCACGCATTTGCTCGGCAAAGCCATCTAAAATTTTATCGCACACAGCGGCGGTAGCCTCGGGCGTTACATCGCGTTTAGCCGGGCCTGTGCCACCGGTGGTTAAAATTAAACTGCAACCGTGCACGTCGGCTAACTCGATTAAGGTCGCTTCAATTAAGGACTGCTCATCCGCAATCACTCGACTGTGCGCTTGCCAAGACCCTTTTAAGGCTTGCGACACCCAATCGAGCATGGCCGGACCACCCAAATCTTGATATTCACCGCGACTGGCGCGGTCTGAAATGGTGACAAAACCGATGTTAATTTGGTTGTTTTGCATGACTAACCCTTGAAATCAAATTTTTAAACCCACATATAATAACGCATTGTAAAAAGAAGGTTTACGGACTTTATGCCCCGTTTGCGCCAATACTCGTGGTTTACCAACGCATATTCGCTACATTAACCCATATTTGCCCTTAATGGCCTGTAATTACCCTATAATTTGCGCCCTTAAAATACGCCATTCACACCCAAAAGATGCCAACATGACCGACTCAAACCCTTTGCTTGACCCCAATACTCTCATCATGCACACCGATGCAGACGACCAATCGCCGACGGATTTACGGCTAGATAACGTGGACGAAGAGGACGAGTTAGACGATTTTGACCATCTGGACGACAACGACATTCAATTTGACATAGACGACCAAGTTCAAAACGAAGCTGATGGCGATATGGACAACGACGATTTCACCAGTGCGTCTTTAGAAGACCGTATGGCAGCTCAAAACGACTTAAACAGTCCAGCTACGCACTCCAAAAAACCAGTTTTTGGGCAATTGGCCAAACCTGACATTATCCTACCCAATGAAATTTATTTACTGCCGGTTAAAGAACGGCCGTTTTTTCCGGGTCAACAACTGCCCGTACTGCTTAATAAAGTCAATTGGAACGACACGTTTAACGCCGTTAAAGCGGCCAAATGCAAATACATCGGCTTGGTGTATGTTGACCAAGAGCATCACGAAAAAGCCCTGCCCGAAGACTTTTCGGCCATTGGCACCTTGGTGCGCATCCACGACCCTAAAGTTAAAAAGACTTTATTCAACTGATTGCCGAAGGCATTAAACGCTTTCAAATTGACCATTGGATTTCTGAAAAATCGCCGTATCGCGCCCAGGTAAGCTACCCGGCCGACATCAAAAACGGCACCGACACCGAATTTAAAGCCTACGGCTTGGCGATTATGAACGCCTTTAGAGAGTTGTTGCCGCTTAATCCGCTGTACAGCGAAGAACTTAAATACTTTTTAAACCGCTACAGCGCCAGCGAGCCGGCTCAATTGGCCGACTTTGCTGCAGGACTTACCACCGCAGACAATAACGAACTGCAAGATGTGTTAGAAACCATGGACTTGGTGGAGCGCATGGAAAAAGTCCTGGCGCTGTTTAAGCAAGAAATTGAATTTACCAAACTGCAATTTAACATTCGTGAGCGCGTTGAAGAGAGCATAAACGATCATCAACGTGAGTTTTTCTTGCGTCAACAACTCACCGAAATTCAACGCGAACTGGGCATGGTTAAAGACGATCAAACCTTGGACGGCGATCGCTTTCGCGAACGCATTGCCAAACTGGCTTTAAGCGACGAAGCGCTTAAAAAAGCCGAAGAAGAGCTTGAAAAAATCAACCTCCTCGACCCCCAATCGCCCGAATACAACGTAACGCGCAATTGGCTTGATTGGCTTACTCAACTGCCTTGGGGCGTGCACAGTGCCGACAAACTCGATTTAAAACGCGCTAAAAAAATCCTTGATAAGGGTCACGATGGCCTAGAAGACGTTAAAGACCGCATTTTAGAGTTTTTGGCGGTGGGGGTTTTAAAAGGCGAAATTGCCGGCTCGATTATTTGTTTGGTAGGCCCTCCAGGGGTAGGAAAAACCTCGATTGGCCGCTCAATTGCCAATGCATTAGGCCGTAAGTTTTACCGCTTTTCGGTGGGCGGCATGCGCGATGAGGCTGAAATTAAAGGCCATCGTCGTACCTACATAGGGGCGATGCCCGGCAAGTTTATTCAGGCACTTAAAGATTGCGAAACCGCTAATCCAGTGATTATGCTCGACGAAGTGGACAAAATTGGTGCATCGTTTCACGGCGACCCGGCCTCGGCGTTGTTAGAGGTGTTAGACCCCGAACAAAACAGCGGTTTTATGGATCACTTTTTAGACGTGCGTTTTGATCTTTCTAAAGCGGTATTTGTCTGCACCGCCAATACGTTGGACACCATTCCCGCGCCTTTGTTAGACCGGATGGAAGTGATTCGGTTGTCGGGGTACATTACCGAAGAAAAAATGAAAATTGCTCAACACCACCTTTGGCCGGCACTGCTTAATGAAAGCGGTCTGACCAAAGAACAAGTGCAAATAACGCCGGCGGCCGTTCGCCAGGTCATTGAAGGCTATGCGCGCGAATCGGGTGTGCGTAATCTTAAAAAACAGTTGGCCAAACTGGTGCGCAAGTTGGCGTTTAAATTTGTCACCACCGACTTACAAACCATGCGCATTCACGTCAATGAACTGGAAGCGATGCTGGGACAACCCCGTTTTACGCCCGAAAAAATTAACCAGCAAATTGGCACCATTACCGGGCTGGCGTGGACATCCATGGGGGGCGCGACCCTTACCATTGAAGCCAGTCGAGTACACACGTTAAATCGCGGGTTTAAATTATCAGGGCAGTTGGGCGAAGTAATGCAAGAATCGGCGGGCATTGCGTACAGTTTTATCTCATCCAATCTTGACAAATACAAAGCCGACCCCGAGTTTTTTGACAAAGCCTTTGTGCACTTGCACGTGCCCGACGGCGCCACACCCAAAGACGGCCCTAGTGCAGGGGTAACCATGGCCACGGCTTTATTGTCGTTAGCGCGTAACGAAGCGATTAAAACCCCGCTGGCCATGACCGGTGAGTTAAGTTTGACCGGCCTGGTATTGCCCGTGGGCGGCATTCGTGAAAAAGTCATTGCCGCCAAACGCATCGGCCTTAAAGAACTTATTTTACCAGATGAAAACCGCAAGGATTTCTTAGAGTTACCCGACTATTTAAAAGAAGGAATGACCATTCACTTTGCCAAACACTTTGACGATGTAGCGCGATTAACCTTTAACATTCGCGCTAAATCGGTGGCGTTAAAAGCGCATACAGCGCGCAAAACGCTAACACAGGTCATTGCGCCAGCAGGTTCCGGTTCCATAGCCGCCGCCGAAGCGATAAATACAGTACACATTTAAGTAAGAATGCATCAGCATAAATCCAACTGCATTACTGTATGAACCGACAACGCTAAAAGAGTCTTGTTGATTTATTACAATAAAAAAGCATTGACCAGGCCTGGTCAATGCCTTTTTTATTGCCTATAACGTTGTCTAAAATACGTTGTCTAAAATTTTACGCCTTAACAACGCTTAATTCTTAATTCTTAAACGTATAGGTCATTAACGCTGTTCTAATTTCTTTTATTACCCCAGCACTAATCATTAACTCTTTTAAACCGTCCAGTTCGTATTCTCGCATTTCATTACCGCGGTACGCACCCAACGATACCTCAGAAACAATCGCATTGGCCACTTTTAGCATGGCGACCATGGCACGAACACGGTCGTTTTGAATTCGTTCACATTTGTCATTATGGTGCAGCATAATGGCGTTAATCATGTCGACCGGCAAATGCCATTTTTTGGCGATAAGCACGCCCACCATCGCGTGATTAGATTGATACACCGCCTCTTCTTTTTGCAAAATAGACGTAGGCAATGACATAGAGTTTCTAAACAGCGATTCGTATTGCGCCTCAGACTTGGCCGCCAACATTAACGCGCCGGCGTTATGAAACAATCCCAGCATATAAGCCTGATCACGCGTCACATCTTGCACCCAATCCGAAATGTCCGCCATGCAAAACGCCACGTCCACACTGTGATCCATAATGTCTTTAAACAACCCTTTGGTGCCAAATAAGTTTTTAAGTGCAGCCGACACCACCAAGTTGTACAAATTGTCTAACCCAATCACATTCACTGCATCTCTAATAGAATGACACGGTACTTTAAGCTTAAGAATGGGCGAATTAACAATACGCATAACCTCACCAGAGAGCGTGGTGTTTTGTTCAATAATTTGTGCCACGCTTACGGTATTTGAAAACTTGCTTTTAATTTCACGCTCCAACAGCAACACTTCATCGGGCAGTTCTGGAATAGATTGGCCATGAATGGCGTGCATGGCATTGCGTAACTTTTCGTGCATAAAACGTCCTAATAAGGCCTAACTTAAAGCGGTTAAACTGATCAAATTGACATTAATGTGTCACTTATCTTGGTGGATATTGACTCAAAATAGCGTCTACATTTCGTTGGGTAATGATATCTGAATCTTTTGGATTAGCAGGTCGCTCAACTCCGGTATGAGCTTCTCCTCGCCAAATTAATTGACCTTGAGCATTGTGCACATCAATCACCCATTTAGCCTCTTCAACCACTTCGGTTACATAATCACGAGGAAACGCAGTGCCAAAACCTACATTACGACTCATCATACCAAACCCTAAGGTATTTGAAGGCACCAAGGCTTTGGTTTGACTGAGGGTGTAGTGGTACGAAATATAAGCCTGCGGTGCCGATTGCACAAACTGTGCGCCGCGTTGGGTTAAATGATTTTGAATGGCTTTTTCAATGCGTGTGGCCAAAAAGGGATCACTCTTTTTTAAGGATTCTGCCGTAGGTTCAGTTTGCTGAGGGGCGGGCAACCACTGAAAGGTTGAGGCCATTTGAATTCGCGTGCTCGAATCGTAATCTTGTTTAACCGGAATACCTCCGCACCCGCTCAGGCCAATTAGTATCAGCATTAAAGCTAACATTAACAATGAATTATAAAAACCATTTACATTATTTTTAACTTAATAGTAACACTATTTAAACGCATAACACTCTCCAAAATAAATATAACCAGGCCTGGTCAAATGATTTTATTAAACAACAATACTAACGGGGCACAGCCTTAAATGCCGCGTGCAAGGCGTGTTCTATTAATGGCCACACCCGCGCCAAAATAATGGGTTGTGCCGCGGCATTAGGGTGTAACCCATCGGCTTGCATTAACGTCGGATCAAGTGCAACGGGTTCTAAAAAAAATGCATCAAATCGCTCACCAACCGGCAACTTAAATGTTTGCGCCAAACGAGCGTACATATTTTTAAACTCATTATCGTAGGCCGGTCCATAATTAGTGGGTAATTTAACGCCTAATAATACCACTTGGCAGTTAAATCGTGTAGGCGCACACAATGCCATCATACTGTGCAAGTTTTGCTCTGTGGCCGCCAAAGACTGGCCGCGCAACGCATCATTAGCGCCCAATTCAAGCACCAGTACACTGGGTTTATGAGCCTGCATTAGCGCCTCTAAACGTGCTTTGCCGCCCGAAGTGGTTTCACCGCTGATGCTGGCATTGACCACGTTTACAGATTTTTTATTAGTGGCCGACGCACTAAGCAATTTTTGTTGCAATAAATTGCCCCAACCTTGCGCCACATCCAACCCATAGGCCGCACTTAAACTGTCGCCCATTAACAACACCGTTGGGGCACGATGCGTTACACTACTGGCCGACACCGCTTGCAGTTGCGCGAAGGATACACTAGGATAAAACGCTTGCCCTATGCCCATCACCCCCATTACGCTCAAAAACCAAAGTAGTCCAATATTATGCCAAACCCTCTTCAACGCCATGACACTTCTCCTATTTTAGAACTGCAAAACGTGCATTATGCACTTAAATCAGACCAAGATACTCTGAACATTATAAACGCCTGCAACCTTAGCGTGGCGACCAATGAAAGCGTGGCCATCATTGGCCGCTCTGGCTCGGGAAAATCGACCCTTTTGGCGTTAATGGCTGGACTGCAAAGCCCAACCAGCGGCGATATTACTTTGTTAGGCAAAGCCTTAACGACACTGTCTGAAGACCAGCGCGCCCAAGTTCGCGCGCAGCAAGTGGGCTTTATTTTTCAAAATTTTCAACTCATGCCCAGCATGAGTGCACTTGAAAATATATTAATGCCGCTGGAGCTTTTTCAAGTAGACGACGCCAAAACCAAAGCCTTACATGCGTTAGAACAAGTTGGATTAGCGCATCGCGCATCGCATCGCCCCGCCGAGTTATCAGGTGGAGAGCAACAGCGTGTGGCCATTGCGCGTGCGTTTGTCACACACCCAAAAATTTTATTTGCCGATGAACCTACTGGCAACCTAGACGAAGAAACGGCTCAGCAAATTCAAGCGTTGTTGTTTGAGTTAAATCGCACCTTAAATACAACGCTTATTTTAGTGACGCACGATGTGCAGTTTGCCCAAAAATGCGATCGCGTATTGCGCCTTACTCAAGGGCACCTTAGCCAAGATTAATGTGCAAGGGGTCTTGCATCTACGCGTGCAACAGCCTCAAATACTATAACGCTCACAAAAACAGGAAAACACACAATGCAGGCATTTTGGTTAGACAGTATTACCGCCGCTAAATGGTTTTTTCGCAGTGCTAAAAAAGGCGATTGGCTTTGGTTGATGTTGGCGGTGACGATTGCCAGTTTAAGCGTAACCCTGGTAAAACAACTGGGCGAAACAGTACAGCAAAGCATGTTACTCAAAGCCGCCGAATCGCTGGGCGCCGACTTGGTGCTTAAAAGCTCTCGACCCATTGACCCTGTTTGGCAGCAACGCGCCCAAGACTTAGGCTTGCAAAGCGCCGTAAGCACCGAGCTTATTACCATGGCTCTGGCCGGCACGCAGTTTCAGCTAGTGCAACTTAAAGGGGTGTCTAACAATTACCCGTTGCGTGGTTCAGTTATTAATAAAACACCCGGTGACGGCTGGTGGATTGAGCCCAAAGTAGCCGATTTACTGCCGCTAACAGAACATCCTAACATTACGATGGGTCAAATTACCTTGCCGGTTAAAGGCTTATTTGACCGTGCGCAAAATTTCAGTCCTATGAGTGGCTTTGCCCCGCAAATTTGGACCGATTTAGAAACCCTGTCGCGCACTCAATTAATAGGGCCTGGCAGTCGTGTTAATTACGAGATGAGCTTTGCTGGCAAACCCGCGCAAATTACTGCGTTATCTAAGCAACTTAAAGTGCAAAATCAAGCGCATTGGCAAATTATTTCGGCGCAAGCGCCCAACGAAGATTTAGAAAAGTCGCTCAACACCGCTTGGCTATTTTTAGATTTATCGGCTTTATCGGCGGTCTTGGTAGCGGGTATGGCCATTTTAATTGCCAGCCGATTTTATTTAACCCGCTGGCAAAACAGCATGGCATTAATGCGTGCGTTTGGTGCTAACAACATCAAAATGCGCCGCCTGTTTGCCTTGCAATTGACTTTTATAGCATTTTTTAGCAGCTTAATAGGCATGGGATTAGGCATAGGATTGTGGTGGTTATTAACCCCACTATTAGGTGAATATTTTACCCCATTGGTATTGCCCAACCCCAGGAACGCCATGGCGATTGGCTTAATCAGCGGCATTTTGGTGTTGTGGAGTTTTGCGTGGCAAGCCTTTCAAAGTGCGCTGCAAACCTCGCCGATGGCCGTGCTAAAAAGCGTGCCTAAATCACCCAGTGGGGCGCACTGGTTTATTAGCTTTGGTTTGTTACTGGCGTTAATTAGCTTAATGCTGGGCACCGTTGCCGTGCTGTGGGTAGTATTGGGATTATTGGTCATGAGCTTGGTGCTGTACGGCTTTGCCATTGGGTTGCTTAAGGTCATGAGTGCCCTGCAAACCAACAGTGTGGGCTGGTTTAGAATTGCATTGTCTAATTTATTAAAAGAACCAGGCCTGGTTAAAGTGCAATTAATTTCGGTGGGCTTAGTGCTGTTTGTTTTAATGCTAATGACATTTGTACGCCAAGATTTATTGCAAAATTGGCAGGCCAGCTTACCCGCCACCGCGCCTAATACCTTTGTAATGAACATACAGCCAGACCAATTAGACACGACTCAACGCATTTTAAACGATCACAATATAACGCCCCCACTGGTGCCTATGGCGCGTGGTCGGTTAACGGCGTTAAACGACCAGCCCTTACTGGCCTCGCAACAATTAGAAGACCGTGCACGACGTTTACTAGAACGCGAAGCCAACATTGCTATTTTAGACACGTTGCCTGAACACAATGTAGTGGTTAAACAAACTACACCGTCCAATGCGCAGACCAGCGCATTGCCCAATACCCTGCCGAACGTTTCGGTCGAAATGGGCATGGCCGAACTGTTTAACATTAAACTGGGCGACCGCCTTACCTTTGACTTTGCTGGGCAGGCTTACGATTACCAAGTCGCCAGTCTACGTGAAGTAGAATGGCAAAGTTTTCAGCTTAACTTTTTCTTTATTTTAGAACCGGTAGCCGAGCGCATTTTACCCATTTCATATATTGGTAACTTTTACATACACGATGAGGCAACACCTCAAAACCAACCAGGCCTGGTCAATCAACTCACCCAATCGTTAGCGCAACACGCGCCCGGAGTGCTGTTAATTGATGTAAAAAAAATAATGCAACAAATTAAAGACATCATGAGCCAAGCCAGCGTAGCGGTATCGGCACTGTATGGTTTTACTTTATTGGCCAGTTTAGGGGTTTTGTTTACCGCCACCTTAGCCAGTCAGCAAGCGCGGGTGCAAAGTTGGTTATTACTGCGCACTTTGGGTGCAAGCAACCGAACTATTTTTAAAATAGGCCTAACCGAATTTGCCTTACTGGGCGGACTGGCCGGTGTTTTAGCGGCTACATTTGCACAAATAACCAGTGTATTGGTCAGCGTCTTTTTACTTGACACCTCTCCCACTCTCAACTTAGGTTTATGGGTGGTCAGCCTTTTAAGCGGAACCGCGTTATTGCTCACCATAGGTCTCATTACCCAAGCTCGTTTTTTACGCCATAGCCCACAGCAACTAAAACGCTACTTGGATCAGCACTGATCCAATAATCCGCTAACAATTGGGTAACACATTTGCACCCACATTTTGCACCCACATTTTGCACCCACATTTTGCACCCATTGCACCACATTTTGCACCCACATTTTGCACCCACATTTTGCACCCACATTTTGCACCCACATTTTGCACCCACATTTTGCACCCACATTTTGCACCCACATTTTGCACCCACATTTTGCACCCACATTTGCACCCACATTTTGCACCCGTGGACATTGGCTACCAAGACTCGCCTCTAAGCATGTCCAAGTAGGCCATAAACCCATCCGACCAGGCCTGTTTAAGCTGAACATTAAACTGGACTTGTTGTTCATCAAGCAAATCGCTCACAAGCGGTTGTACTTGATATGGGTTGTTTTGATTGCGAATAGCAATGCCGTTTTCCAGCAGTGCTTCTGCTGAGGCCTGTCCGGCAAATTGCCGTCCGGCTTCGCACGCTTGAGCAATTTGGTGCTCGTCATACCCGGTGTCGGCCAAACGGCTGAGCGGCTGATGTTTAAACTGCAAAGCAAACAATGTATGCTCTACTTTAAACCACACTGCCACTTCGCTAGGCTGAGCTTGCAATAAAATATCGCGCAAACAACTGGGCACATCGTACCCAAACAAATGGGCTAATTGCGCGCGTAAGCGGCGGCTGATTAAATAATCGGCCTGCAAAAATGCCCAATCTTGCGGGGTTAATTCGTTGGTGGACTGCATGCATTCTCCTAAGGGGCTCTAAGCTAATAGGCGGGGATTTTTAACCTAAAATCCAGCCAGTGATATCGCCGTGTAACAATTGTATAAAGACCTGAAGTGCATTTTACACATTCTTATTACACACTCTCAATATGTTCAAACAACCATTGTGCACGTTCGCCAATATCGTGTTGCTGACTGGGTGTTTTTTGCTGCCAATTTTTAACCTGCATACCCAAACGCGGATGACCGGCCAATAACGATTCGTGCCGACGCACAAAATCCCAATACAACGTGGTAAATGGACAGGCCTGCTCGCCACTGGCTAAGGTGGGTTTATACGGGCACTGTTTACAGTAATTAGACATTCTATTAATGTATGCGCCACTGGCAATGTAAGGCTTTGAACCCACAATGCCACCGTCGGCAAACTGGCTCATGCCCAGCGTATTGGGCACTTCAACCCACGCCACCGCATCCACAAACATGGCTAAATACCATTCGTGCACTTGCTGGGGTTTTGCTCCCCACAACAACGCAAACAACCCAGTGACCATTAAACGCTGAATATGATGCCCATAACCGTGCGTCAGCACCTGCTCAATACTGTGATGCAAACACACCATTTTGGTTTGACCGTGCCAATACAGACTGGGCAACGCACGGTGTGCATCTAAGGCATTAAACTCCAGCCAATCGTGGCGATAATGCCAATACAACCCACGAACGTACTCGCGCCATCCTAGCACCTGCCTAATAAACCCTTCTACCGCATTTAAACTCGCTTGCTGTTGCACATACGCATGTTGTACAGACTGCAACACCTCATGCGGATTAAGCAGCTTAAGATTAAGCATGGCCGAGATGT is a genomic window containing:
- the prmB gene encoding 50S ribosomal protein L3 N(5)-glutamine methyltransferase gives rise to the protein MTNINYQYEGLETVADFVRWGGTLFSTAQLFFGHGTDNAFDESKVLVFFALKLPVKVPAKYWQARLTQPEKQAVTDLFKRRIENRKPAAYLTGEAWFAGVRFLVNESTLVPRSPIAELIAQRYEPWVNPDEVTDMLDLCTGSGCIGIASLDAFPNAEIDLVDISADALAVAQQNIDLYELNDFVYAIESDLFSALDGKQYDLIVSNPPYVDAIEMDALPAEFLQEPRLGLEAGEDGLDLVRKILAQAAAHLKEDGVLIVEVGVSQYYLEEAYPELPFYWFEFDHGGEGVFAIQKSELAVFQDLLDARAG
- the mog gene encoding molybdopterin adenylyltransferase, with the protein product MQNNQINIGFVTISDRASRGEYQDLGGPAMLDWVSQALKGSWQAHSRVIADEQSLIEATLIELADVHGCSLILTTGGTGPAKRDVTPEATAAVCDKILDGFAEQMRAQSLKYVPTAILSRQIAGTRGASLIINLPGKPSAIGECLAAVFPAVPYCIDLIDGAYLETNDEFVKAFRPKHALKIAP
- the lon gene encoding endopeptidase La; its protein translation is MSEKSPYRAQVSYPADIKNGTDTEFKAYGLAIMNAFRELLPLNPLYSEELKYFLNRYSASEPAQLADFAAGLTTADNNELQDVLETMDLVERMEKVLALFKQEIEFTKLQFNIRERVEESINDHQREFFLRQQLTEIQRELGMVKDDQTLDGDRFRERIAKLALSDEALKKAEEELEKINLLDPQSPEYNVTRNWLDWLTQLPWGVHSADKLDLKRAKKILDKGHDGLEDVKDRILEFLAVGVLKGEIAGSIICLVGPPGVGKTSIGRSIANALGRKFYRFSVGGMRDEAEIKGHRRTYIGAMPGKFIQALKDCETANPVIMLDEVDKIGASFHGDPASALLEVLDPEQNSGFMDHFLDVRFDLSKAVFVCTANTLDTIPAPLLDRMEVIRLSGYITEEKMKIAQHHLWPALLNESGLTKEQVQITPAAVRQVIEGYARESGVRNLKKQLAKLVRKLAFKFVTTDLQTMRIHVNELEAMLGQPRFTPEKINQQIGTITGLAWTSMGGATLTIEASRVHTLNRGFKLSGQLGEVMQESAGIAYSFISSNLDKYKADPEFFDKAFVHLHVPDGATPKDGPSAGVTMATALLSLARNEAIKTPLAMTGELSLTGLVLPVGGIREKVIAAKRIGLKELILPDENRKDFLELPDYLKEGMTIHFAKHFDDVARLTFNIRAKSVALKAHTARKTLTQVIAPAGSGSIAAAEAINTVHI
- a CDS encoding HDOD domain-containing protein, with translation MHEKLRNAMHAIHGQSIPELPDEVLLLEREIKSKFSNTVSVAQIIEQNTTLSGEVMRIVNSPILKLKVPCHSIRDAVNVIGLDNLYNLVVSAALKNLFGTKGLFKDIMDHSVDVAFCMADISDWVQDVTRDQAYMLGLFHNAGALMLAAKSEAQYESLFRNSMSLPTSILQKEEAVYQSNHAMVGVLIAKKWHLPVDMINAIMLHHNDKCERIQNDRVRAMVAMLKVANAIVSEVSLGAYRGNEMREYELDGLKELMISAGVIKEIRTALMTYTFKN
- a CDS encoding DUF4136 domain-containing protein, which produces MLILIGLSGCGGIPVKQDYDSSTRIQMASTFQWLPAPQQTEPTAESLKKSDPFLATRIEKAIQNHLTQRGAQFVQSAPQAYISYHYTLSQTKALVPSNTLGFGMMSRNVGFGTAFPRDYVTEVVEEAKWVIDVHNAQGQLIWRGEAHTGVERPANPKDSDIITQRNVDAILSQYPPR
- a CDS encoding arylesterase; its protein translation is MGVMGIGQAFYPSVSFAQLQAVSASSVTHRAPTVLLMGDSLSAAYGLDVAQGWGNLLQQKLLSASATNKKSVNVVNASISGETTSGGKARLEALMQAHKPSVLVLELGANDALRGQSLAATEQNLHSMMALCAPTRFNCQVVLLGVKLPTNYGPAYDNEFKNMYARLAQTFKLPVGERFDAFFLEPVALDPTLMQADGLHPNAAAQPIILARVWPLIEHALHAAFKAVPR
- a CDS encoding ABC transporter ATP-binding protein, translating into MPNPLQRHDTSPILELQNVHYALKSDQDTLNIINACNLSVATNESVAIIGRSGSGKSTLLALMAGLQSPTSGDITLLGKALTTLSEDQRAQVRAQQVGFIFQNFQLMPSMSALENILMPLELFQVDDAKTKALHALEQVGLAHRASHRPAELSGGEQQRVAIARAFVTHPKILFADEPTGNLDEETAQQIQALLFELNRTLNTTLILVTHDVQFAQKCDRVLRLTQGHLSQD
- a CDS encoding ABC transporter permease, with the protein product MQAFWLDSITAAKWFFRSAKKGDWLWLMLAVTIASLSVTLVKQLGETVQQSMLLKAAESLGADLVLKSSRPIDPVWQQRAQDLGLQSAVSTELITMALAGTQFQLVQLKGVSNNYPLRGSVINKTPGDGWWIEPKVADLLPLTEHPNITMGQITLPVKGLFDRAQNFSPMSGFAPQIWTDLETLSRTQLIGPGSRVNYEMSFAGKPAQITALSKQLKVQNQAHWQIISAQAPNEDLEKSLNTAWLFLDLSALSAVLVAGMAILIASRFYLTRWQNSMALMRAFGANNIKMRRLFALQLTFIAFFSSLIGMGLGIGLWWLLTPLLGEYFTPLVLPNPRNAMAIGLISGILVLWSFAWQAFQSALQTSPMAVLKSVPKSPSGAHWFISFGLLLALISLMLGTVAVLWVVLGLLVMSLVLYGFAIGLLKVMSALQTNSVGWFRIALSNLLKEPGLVKVQLISVGLVLFVLMLMTFVRQDLLQNWQASLPATAPNTFVMNIQPDQLDTTQRILNDHNITPPLVPMARGRLTALNDQPLLASQQLEDRARRLLEREANIAILDTLPEHNVVVKQTTPSNAQTSALPNTLPNVSVEMGMAELFNIKLGDRLTFDFAGQAYDYQVASLREVEWQSFQLNFFFILEPVAERILPISYIGNFYIHDEATPQNQPGLVNQLTQSLAQHAPGVLLIDVKKIMQQIKDIMSQASVAVSALYGFTLLASLGVLFTATLASQQARVQSWLLLRTLGASNRTIFKIGLTEFALLGGLAGVLAATFAQITSVLVSVFLLDTSPTLNLGLWVVSLLSGTALLLTIGLITQARFLRHSPQQLKRYLDQH